One window from the genome of Methyloradius palustris encodes:
- the pbpG gene encoding D-alanyl-D-alanine endopeptidase: MLRNLVGNIIVLSTMLILALPASTFAAVTATEAGSKKASKQTAATKKVAKKTSKTNLASNTPAQQKTRQLKSNQKLSSSRIIRTIQADRKYQVQNVTYHPDSTHSGFSRGGIDHNSVVRESVFEDQPGSMPKLASSKALIVNQETGEILYAKNIDQQTPIASVTKLMTAMVMLDANLPMDEYLTINESDIDLLKGTSSRLRMGTVLSRAELLQLAIMSSENRAASALGRNYPGGVNAFVNAMNVKAHMLGMTHSHFADPTGLNSDNYSTAEDLVRMVRAAYQYPQIRQVSTTASQQVAINGLRNPMNFMNTNVLVRNSDWVIGLSKTGYISEAGRCLVMQAEIGGQPMIIVLLDSEGKNSRIGDAQRIRKWIESSSGMKPRFG, encoded by the coding sequence ATGCTAAGAAATCTTGTTGGAAATATCATTGTTTTATCAACCATGTTGATACTGGCTTTACCTGCTAGTACCTTTGCAGCAGTGACTGCCACAGAAGCTGGCAGCAAGAAAGCCAGCAAACAAACCGCAGCCACTAAAAAAGTCGCCAAGAAAACCAGCAAGACTAATCTCGCAAGCAATACCCCAGCACAGCAAAAAACCAGGCAGTTAAAGTCTAATCAAAAACTGAGTTCTAGCCGCATTATTCGCACTATTCAGGCTGATCGTAAATATCAGGTGCAAAACGTTACCTACCACCCTGACTCTACTCATTCTGGCTTCAGCCGCGGTGGCATTGACCACAATAGCGTAGTGCGCGAAAGTGTGTTTGAAGATCAGCCTGGCAGCATGCCTAAGCTTGCTTCTTCCAAGGCTTTAATCGTCAATCAAGAAACCGGCGAGATTCTTTATGCCAAAAATATAGATCAGCAAACACCGATCGCATCAGTTACTAAACTGATGACGGCGATGGTGATGCTGGATGCCAATCTGCCGATGGATGAATATCTCACCATCAATGAGTCAGATATTGATTTATTAAAAGGCACAAGTTCACGTTTGCGCATGGGCACAGTGCTTAGCCGTGCCGAACTGTTGCAATTGGCCATCATGTCTTCTGAAAATCGTGCTGCCAGTGCGTTGGGGCGCAATTATCCAGGTGGTGTGAACGCGTTCGTCAATGCCATGAATGTGAAGGCGCACATGCTGGGCATGACACATTCACATTTTGCTGACCCGACAGGCCTGAATAGCGATAACTACTCAACGGCTGAAGATTTGGTGCGTATGGTGCGTGCTGCTTATCAATATCCGCAAATCAGGCAAGTGAGCACTACCGCCTCACAACAAGTTGCCATCAACGGTCTGCGTAATCCAATGAACTTCATGAATACCAATGTGCTGGTGCGCAATAGTGACTGGGTAATTGGCTTATCAAAAACTGGCTATATTTCGGAAGCGGGTCGTTGCTTGGTGATGCAGGCAGAGATAGGTGGTCAGCCTATGATTATTGTTCTGCTTGATTCAGAAGGTAAAAACTCAAGAATCGGCGATGCACAACGTATCCGTAAATGGATAGAGAGCAGCAGTGGGATGAAACCAAGATTCGGCTAA
- the topA gene encoding type I DNA topoisomerase, whose protein sequence is MSKLLIVESPSKAKTLKKYLGKDFEVLASYGHVRDLIPKTGAVDTDNDYAMKYELIERNAKHVDAIAKAAKVADAIYLATDPDREGEAISWHIAEILKTKKLLKDKILKRVVFHEITKSAVEHAIANPRDIAMPLVNAQQARRALDYLVGFNLSPLLWKKIRRGLSAGRVQSPALRLIVERELEIEAFKSQEYWTIHLESRKHQHAFDAKLVQLDGKKVEQFTITNQGQEEAVVGKLLLASAGKTTVTRVEKKQKNRSPAAPFTTSTLQQEAVRKLGFTTSRAMRIAQQLYEGIDVGGGAVGLITYMRTDSFSIATEAVMQIRDYIKKNFDGEYLPKAPIMYKTKAKNAQEAHEAIRPTDITRSPASLSHVLTPEQFKLYEMIWKRALACQMAPARFDAVSVDLAIGSEANLFRATGQTMIFPGFIAVYMESVDDAEEEGESKLPVLETGEILDVNKIFGDQHFTEPPPRYSEASLVKVLEEYGIGRPSTYASIISTLQDREYVLLDKKRFTPTDVGRVVNKFLTEHFTKYVDYDFTANLENELDDIAEGAREWLPVLDAFWQGFNTQIVAKKDVERPGTELIDEACPKCGKPLSKQLSRYGSFIGCTGYNDTPKCDYKRSMNGDGAAMGSEPVKIGVDTESGKDILLLVGPYGPYLQLGLPEEDAKKKPKRVSIPKDIALADVNLEVASKLIALPRDLGQHPETNKKIVANIGRFGPYVNHDGKFKSIPRTDSVFDIDQARAVELLAQANTGPAPIRELGKHPTEDGDIAIYSGKFGPYVQHLKLRATLPKSVEPESITLEEALELLSAKAAKEAENPSKKTRSRAGAKKVASKSAPAKKVAAKKPTAAKKAASKKIAAVA, encoded by the coding sequence ATGTCCAAATTATTGATTGTTGAATCGCCTTCCAAAGCCAAAACCCTGAAAAAATACCTGGGTAAGGACTTTGAAGTGCTCGCCTCTTATGGCCATGTGCGCGACCTCATCCCGAAAACTGGCGCCGTCGATACGGACAATGACTACGCCATGAAATATGAGCTAATAGAGCGTAATGCCAAACATGTGGATGCGATTGCCAAAGCCGCTAAAGTCGCCGATGCGATATATCTGGCGACTGACCCGGACCGTGAAGGCGAAGCGATTTCATGGCACATTGCAGAGATACTAAAAACCAAAAAACTACTTAAGGACAAAATACTCAAGCGCGTGGTGTTTCATGAAATCACCAAAAGCGCGGTTGAGCATGCGATTGCAAACCCACGTGATATTGCTATGCCGCTGGTAAACGCACAGCAGGCAAGACGCGCGCTGGATTATCTGGTCGGTTTCAATTTATCGCCTTTGCTGTGGAAAAAGATTCGTCGCGGCCTATCCGCAGGCCGTGTACAAAGCCCTGCACTACGATTGATCGTAGAGCGCGAGCTTGAGATTGAAGCGTTCAAAAGCCAGGAATACTGGACGATTCACCTTGAATCACGCAAACATCAGCATGCGTTTGACGCCAAGCTGGTGCAGCTAGATGGCAAAAAAGTAGAGCAATTCACGATTACCAACCAAGGGCAAGAAGAAGCCGTTGTTGGCAAACTGTTGCTTGCCAGTGCAGGTAAAACTACTGTTACCCGTGTTGAGAAAAAACAGAAAAACCGCAGTCCAGCTGCCCCATTCACTACCTCAACATTGCAACAAGAAGCCGTGCGCAAGCTGGGCTTTACCACCAGCCGCGCCATGCGCATTGCGCAGCAGCTATATGAAGGTATTGATGTAGGCGGCGGTGCAGTCGGCTTGATTACCTATATGCGTACCGACTCTTTCAGCATTGCGACTGAAGCGGTGATGCAGATACGCGATTACATCAAAAAGAATTTTGATGGTGAGTACCTGCCTAAAGCACCCATCATGTACAAAACCAAGGCAAAGAATGCGCAAGAAGCGCATGAAGCGATACGCCCAACCGACATCACGCGCTCGCCAGCTAGCTTGAGCCATGTGCTGACACCAGAACAATTCAAGCTGTACGAGATGATCTGGAAACGCGCGCTAGCTTGCCAGATGGCGCCTGCACGATTCGATGCAGTGAGCGTTGACTTAGCCATAGGTAGCGAAGCCAACCTGTTCCGTGCCACCGGCCAGACCATGATATTCCCTGGCTTTATCGCTGTTTACATGGAAAGTGTGGACGACGCTGAAGAAGAAGGCGAAAGCAAATTGCCAGTGCTGGAAACTGGCGAAATTCTTGACGTAAACAAGATCTTTGGCGACCAGCACTTTACCGAACCGCCACCGCGTTATTCAGAAGCCAGCCTGGTCAAGGTGCTGGAAGAGTACGGCATTGGCCGCCCTTCTACCTATGCCAGCATTATCTCCACCCTGCAAGATCGGGAATATGTGTTGCTGGATAAAAAGCGCTTCACGCCGACCGATGTAGGCCGCGTGGTGAATAAATTTCTGACAGAACATTTCACTAAATACGTGGACTATGATTTTACTGCCAACCTGGAAAACGAGCTGGATGACATCGCCGAAGGTGCGCGCGAATGGCTGCCGGTGCTTGATGCTTTCTGGCAAGGCTTTAATACGCAGATTGTTGCCAAGAAAGATGTTGAGCGCCCAGGTACCGAACTAATAGACGAAGCCTGCCCGAAATGCGGCAAGCCACTTTCCAAGCAGTTGAGCCGCTATGGTAGCTTTATAGGCTGCACAGGTTACAACGACACGCCCAAGTGTGACTACAAGCGCAGCATGAACGGTGATGGCGCAGCAATGGGTAGTGAGCCAGTCAAGATTGGCGTAGATACCGAAAGCGGCAAAGACATACTGCTGTTGGTTGGCCCTTATGGCCCGTATTTGCAATTGGGCTTGCCTGAAGAAGATGCAAAGAAGAAACCTAAACGCGTCAGCATCCCCAAGGATATTGCCTTGGCTGACGTCAATCTGGAAGTCGCCAGCAAGCTGATTGCCCTGCCACGCGATTTGGGCCAGCACCCTGAGACCAACAAGAAAATCGTGGCTAACATCGGTCGCTTTGGCCCTTATGTGAATCATGATGGCAAGTTCAAATCGATTCCGCGCACAGATAGCGTATTTGATATTGACCAGGCACGCGCAGTAGAGCTGCTTGCACAAGCCAATACTGGCCCAGCGCCAATAAGAGAGTTGGGCAAACACCCAACTGAAGATGGCGATATTGCGATTTATTCGGGTAAGTTTGGCCCATATGTGCAGCACTTGAAACTGCGTGCTACCCTGCCGAAAAGTGTAGAGCCTGAGAGCATTACGCTGGAAGAGGCTTTAGAACTGCTAAGCGCCAAAGCGGCAAAAGAAGCAGAAAACCCAAGCAAAAAGACGCGCTCAAGAGCTGGGGCGAAAAAAGTTGCCAGTAAATCAGCCCCTGCTAAAAAAGTGGCAGCGAAAAAACCGACAGCAGCTAAGAAAGCTGCATCCAAGAAAATAGCTGCTGTAGCTTAA
- a CDS encoding MliC family protein — protein MYKALKTPFRVVSFAAAGLTLLLSGCATPKMPDIKVWPFGDSDVEVDRTTPENSTKYVCDAGRKLYVRTLNNGESVWLILTDRQFGLDKVASDTGKRYSNGNSVLNINGDEATFDDGPTTAYKNCKVVEVKK, from the coding sequence ATGTATAAGGCATTAAAGACCCCATTCAGGGTTGTAAGTTTTGCAGCGGCAGGATTAACGTTGCTGCTTTCAGGTTGTGCTACGCCAAAGATGCCCGATATAAAAGTATGGCCGTTTGGTGATAGCGATGTAGAAGTTGACAGAACCACGCCAGAAAACTCCACTAAATATGTATGCGATGCAGGTAGAAAGCTTTATGTGCGGACTTTAAATAATGGCGAATCCGTCTGGTTGATATTGACCGACCGTCAATTTGGCCTGGATAAAGTAGCCTCTGATACTGGCAAACGTTACAGCAACGGCAATAGCGTGTTGAATATCAATGGTGATGAAGCTACATTTGATGATGGCCCGACCACTGCCTACAAAAATTGCAAAGTGGTAGAAGTCAAAAAGTAG
- a CDS encoding CHASE2 domain-containing protein, giving the protein MLKHSAQYKYTGLALFVSLLLVIELAWLHVLQPMENRVADAMLARHALKSAPDKDIIIVDIDERSLDLMADSVGRWPWPRSLHAELVEGIEKQHPKAIVFDVLFSDPDLTRPSDDAYFAETVQAQSNLYFPMLLLNPTANGIPLAQYAEALGITKTAVAEPQASVSMVLPLPAMIKSTSLGTHNVLADRDGVVRSYLVYSDVAGWHIPSLPAKVATGLGYGLPNTNNIVLNWHGRALSYQRVSYADIYNDLQRKTPQRASDEFKDKIVIVGATATGLHDVRATPVDGFYTGVEILATAIDNLKNADALRPVCKWLIAVLGVLLIGLLGWAFTRACKLLIIGVALAGVTIALIFAAYSALNWLWLFTILTPLLFAWVYYLIAALMEYLKERKTRELAIATFSRFLDPRVVQALVSRGETMESMSGKSSEITVLFSDIRGFTTLSENSTPEQVVELLNAYFSQQSAAVFAHEGTLDKYIGDAIMAFWGAPTSQPDHALKAVAGALAMSEQLEVFRQQYGALAKDIEIGIGVHSGQAVVGFIGSENRQDYTAIGDTVNLSSRIEGLTKGIARVLVSQETRDLCIKQSGDAACPFAFIDCGSHAVKGRAQPVQLYEPIKKS; this is encoded by the coding sequence ATGTTGAAACATTCAGCGCAATATAAATATACAGGCTTGGCCTTGTTTGTATCGCTGCTGTTGGTGATTGAGCTGGCTTGGTTGCATGTGCTGCAGCCCATGGAAAATCGTGTGGCTGATGCCATGCTGGCGCGCCATGCGCTGAAAAGCGCCCCAGATAAAGACATCATCATTGTCGATATTGACGAACGTAGCCTGGACTTGATGGCCGATAGCGTTGGCCGCTGGCCGTGGCCGCGTTCATTGCATGCGGAGTTGGTCGAAGGCATAGAAAAGCAGCATCCCAAGGCGATTGTCTTTGATGTGCTATTCAGCGACCCAGACCTCACCCGCCCATCGGATGACGCCTATTTTGCAGAGACCGTGCAGGCACAATCCAATCTCTACTTCCCTATGTTGTTGCTGAACCCCACGGCCAATGGCATCCCGCTTGCCCAGTATGCCGAGGCGCTGGGCATCACCAAAACAGCCGTTGCCGAACCGCAAGCAAGTGTGAGCATGGTATTGCCGCTACCCGCCATGATCAAAAGTACCAGCCTAGGCACACACAACGTGCTGGCAGATCGCGATGGCGTGGTGCGCAGCTATCTGGTGTATAGCGATGTTGCGGGCTGGCATATCCCTTCTTTGCCCGCAAAAGTGGCGACAGGTCTTGGCTACGGGTTACCAAACACCAATAATATCGTGTTGAACTGGCATGGTCGCGCTTTGAGCTATCAGCGCGTTTCATATGCAGATATTTACAACGATTTACAGCGCAAAACACCACAGCGCGCTTCGGATGAATTCAAGGACAAAATAGTCATTGTCGGCGCCACAGCCACAGGCCTGCATGATGTTCGCGCCACGCCCGTCGATGGCTTCTATACGGGCGTCGAGATACTCGCCACGGCGATTGATAACCTGAAGAATGCAGATGCCTTGCGTCCAGTCTGTAAATGGCTGATAGCCGTCTTAGGTGTTTTATTGATTGGCCTGCTTGGCTGGGCATTTACACGCGCCTGCAAGCTATTGATTATAGGTGTCGCTCTTGCAGGAGTTACGATTGCCCTCATATTTGCTGCCTACAGCGCTTTGAACTGGTTGTGGCTGTTCACCATACTTACGCCATTGCTATTTGCCTGGGTGTATTACCTGATCGCCGCATTGATGGAATACCTCAAAGAGCGTAAAACGCGTGAGTTGGCCATTGCTACTTTCAGCCGCTTTTTGGATCCACGAGTAGTTCAGGCACTGGTGAGCCGTGGTGAAACCATGGAATCCATGAGCGGTAAAAGCTCCGAGATCACTGTGCTGTTCTCAGATATTCGCGGTTTTACCACGCTCTCTGAAAACAGTACGCCAGAGCAGGTTGTGGAGTTGCTCAATGCCTATTTCAGCCAGCAATCTGCTGCTGTTTTCGCGCATGAAGGTACGCTGGATAAATATATCGGCGATGCCATCATGGCATTCTGGGGCGCACCCACTAGCCAGCCAGACCATGCACTCAAGGCCGTGGCAGGCGCGCTAGCAATGAGCGAGCAATTGGAAGTGTTCAGGCAGCAATATGGCGCGCTAGCAAAAGATATAGAAATCGGCATAGGTGTGCATAGCGGCCAGGCCGTGGTTGGCTTCATCGGCTCTGAAAACAGGCAGGATTACACTGCCATTGGCGATACGGTGAATCTATCCAGTCGCATAGAAGGGCTGACCAAAGGCATTGCACGCGTTCTAGTGTCGCAAGAGACGCGTGATTTGTGTATCAAACAATCGGGCGATGCAGCCTGCCCGTTTGCGTTTATTGATTGTGGTAGCCATGCAGTCAAAGGCCGTGCGCAGCCAGTGCAACTGTATGAACCTATAAAAAAGAGTTAA
- a CDS encoding SH3 domain-containing protein, whose amino-acid sequence MKIFKLFTAALLFSSLTAYAAEDPATTLISTDLKQEPFIDAQVIINLPVNTSVTVLKRQAGWVQVKSSGGAQGWLKMTSIKLGSGGASGKGDNGIMSLFNVARSGRSGNNGVVVTTGVRGLTPEELNNASPNAAEVKKMDNFPKGKKEADTFASAGKLQSQQVDYLAASQPTSTPTQTSKPFVNGGHK is encoded by the coding sequence ATGAAAATATTCAAGCTATTCACGGCAGCTTTGCTGTTCAGCAGCCTTACTGCTTACGCGGCAGAAGACCCTGCCACAACCTTAATTAGTACTGATCTCAAGCAGGAGCCGTTTATCGACGCGCAGGTGATCATCAACCTGCCAGTCAATACCTCGGTGACTGTGCTCAAGCGCCAGGCTGGCTGGGTACAGGTTAAATCCAGTGGCGGTGCGCAAGGCTGGCTCAAGATGACCAGTATCAAGCTCGGCTCTGGCGGTGCATCTGGCAAGGGCGATAACGGCATCATGTCCCTATTCAATGTGGCGCGTAGCGGGCGCTCTGGCAATAACGGCGTAGTAGTCACCACAGGCGTGCGCGGCCTGACGCCTGAAGAGCTCAATAATGCAAGCCCAAATGCAGCTGAAGTAAAAAAGATGGATAACTTCCCTAAAGGTAAAAAAGAAGCAGATACCTTTGCCAGCGCAGGCAAACTCCAAAGCCAGCAAGTGGATTACCTGGCTGCTAGCCAGCCGACCAGCACGCCAACCCAGACCAGCAAACCATTCGTGAATGGAGGCCATAAATGA